Proteins from one Mesorhizobium sp. M9A.F.Ca.ET.002.03.1.2 genomic window:
- a CDS encoding amidohydrolase family protein — MNFDLIVRGGTLPDGTIADIGIVGETIAAIEPELNVTAGTAIDAHGNLISPPFVDPHFHMDATLSLGIPRVNASGTLLEGISLWGELKPLLTHEAVRERALAYCDWAVSMGLLAIRTHVDVCDDRLLAVEALLDVKKTVAPTIDLQLVAFPQDGFYRSPTARDNTIRALDMGIDIVGGIPHFERTMVDGTRSVTELCEIAAKRGLMVDLHCDETDDPLSRHIEQLAYETQRLGLQGRVAGSHLTSMHSMDNYYVSKLLPLIAEAGVSAIPNPLINIMLQGRHDTFPKRRGLTRVKEMLAHGIRVGWGQDCVLDPWYSLGTADMLDVAFMGLHVAQMSSPADMARCFDMVTNVNAAIMGLDHLGLAVGKRASLVVLDAGDPVEALRLRPERLCVIARGKVVAERARQDTRLSIAGRPGTVNRRHRPPMS, encoded by the coding sequence ATGAATTTCGACCTTATCGTCCGCGGCGGCACGCTGCCCGACGGCACGATCGCCGATATCGGCATCGTCGGCGAGACGATCGCGGCCATCGAGCCCGAACTGAACGTAACCGCGGGCACGGCGATCGACGCGCATGGCAATCTGATCTCGCCGCCTTTCGTCGATCCACATTTCCACATGGACGCCACGCTCTCCCTGGGCATCCCGCGCGTCAACGCGTCGGGCACGCTGCTGGAAGGCATTTCGCTGTGGGGCGAGCTGAAGCCGCTGCTGACGCACGAAGCGGTGCGCGAGCGCGCGCTCGCCTACTGCGACTGGGCGGTGTCGATGGGCCTGCTCGCCATTCGCACCCATGTCGATGTCTGCGATGACAGGCTGCTGGCGGTCGAAGCCTTGCTCGACGTGAAGAAGACGGTCGCGCCCACCATCGACCTGCAACTGGTCGCCTTCCCGCAGGATGGGTTCTATCGCTCGCCGACGGCGCGCGACAACACCATCCGCGCGCTCGACATGGGCATCGACATCGTCGGCGGCATTCCGCATTTCGAGCGCACCATGGTCGACGGCACGCGCTCGGTGACGGAACTGTGCGAGATCGCGGCAAAGCGCGGTCTCATGGTCGACCTGCATTGCGACGAGACCGACGACCCGTTGTCGCGCCATATCGAGCAGCTTGCCTATGAGACGCAGCGCCTCGGCCTGCAAGGCAGGGTCGCCGGCTCGCATCTCACCTCGATGCACTCGATGGACAACTACTATGTCTCGAAGCTGTTGCCGCTGATCGCCGAGGCAGGCGTCTCGGCGATCCCCAATCCGCTGATCAACATCATGCTGCAGGGCCGCCACGACACGTTTCCCAAGCGCCGCGGCCTGACGCGGGTCAAGGAGATGCTGGCCCACGGCATCCGTGTCGGCTGGGGCCAGGATTGCGTGCTCGACCCCTGGTATTCGCTGGGCACCGCCGACATGCTCGACGTCGCCTTCATGGGTCTTCACGTCGCCCAGATGTCGAGCCCGGCCGACATGGCGCGCTGCTTCGACATGGTCACCAATGTCAACGCCGCCATCATGGGCCTCGACCATCTCGGCCTGGCGGTCGGCAAGCGCGCCAGCCTCGTCGTCCTCGATGCCGGCGATCCGGTCGAGGCCTTGCGTCTGCGCCCCGAACGCCTGTGCGTGATCGCCAGGGGCAAGGTGGTGGCCGAGCGGGCCAGGCAGGACACGCGGCTTTCGATCGCGGGGCGGCCGGGAACGGTGAACCGCAGGCATCGTCCGCCCATGTCATGA
- a CDS encoding DMT family transporter: MAQPTARNSTMRNVLLAGILLMLAGDFLFALNDAMGKWLVTSFSVGQVVLIRSIGAFFVLGPMIARQGTARLFRMERLELQVLRVVMTTLDTALFYAAVVYLPLADVMSFYMAGPIYVAALSHLLLGEKVGWRRWMAILVGFCGVLIMLKPSSAAFSLSSTFALAGSISFAFAIILNRRLRGTSDTSLVTWQTIGTLLVGGVLTIGNWQTPSSLDFGAMLLLGVVSCGAHLMITRALKLAPASTLAPLHYSLLLWAVIFGLAFFGDVPGPRILIGSGIIVLAGLFIFHRQKVVDTVPPENVPKGVN, encoded by the coding sequence ATGGCACAGCCAACAGCCCGGAATTCGACGATGAGGAACGTGCTTTTGGCCGGCATTCTGCTGATGCTGGCCGGCGATTTCCTGTTTGCGTTGAACGATGCGATGGGCAAATGGCTGGTCACCAGCTTTTCGGTCGGCCAGGTCGTGCTGATCCGTTCCATCGGCGCCTTTTTCGTGCTCGGCCCGATGATCGCGCGTCAAGGCACGGCCAGGCTGTTCCGCATGGAGCGCCTTGAGCTGCAGGTCCTGCGCGTCGTCATGACGACGCTCGACACGGCGCTGTTCTATGCCGCCGTCGTCTATCTGCCGCTCGCCGACGTCATGAGTTTCTACATGGCGGGGCCGATCTACGTAGCGGCGCTGTCCCATCTGCTGCTCGGTGAAAAGGTCGGCTGGCGCCGCTGGATGGCGATCCTGGTCGGCTTCTGCGGCGTGCTGATCATGCTGAAGCCGTCATCGGCGGCGTTTTCGCTGTCGTCGACCTTCGCGCTGGCCGGAAGCATTTCATTCGCCTTCGCCATCATCCTCAACCGTCGGCTGCGTGGCACCAGCGACACCTCGCTCGTTACCTGGCAAACCATCGGCACATTGCTGGTCGGCGGAGTTCTCACCATCGGCAACTGGCAGACGCCGTCCTCGCTCGATTTCGGCGCCATGCTGCTTCTCGGCGTCGTCTCCTGCGGCGCGCATCTGATGATCACCAGGGCGCTGAAGCTGGCGCCCGCCTCGACGCTGGCGCCGCTGCATTACAGCCTGCTGCTGTGGGCCGTTATCTTCGGGCTTGCCTTCTTCGGCGACGTGCCCGGCCCGCGCATCCTGATCGGCTCAGGCATCATCGTGCTGGCCGGCCTGTTCATCTTCCATCGTCAGAAGGTGGTCGACACGGTGCCGCCCGAAAACGTGC